From Candidatus Sphingomonas colombiensis, one genomic window encodes:
- a CDS encoding DUF4129 domain-containing protein, with the protein MRADASIQFNLTTPAPPPKPPEWLRRLANWIGDMLEPVGRFFRWISSLMPDAPYARIFLWSVIILVAAGLVLLVVDRFRSGEWRLPRWRRRAPTEAVSDEEAWVPDAAPARAWLNEADAFAAAGQYAEAIHHLLFRSVEDIARRRPRLVRPALTSRELARAEALPPGARGLFAEIAALVERSLFGGRPVGSDDWQAARAAYADLALSKAWRG; encoded by the coding sequence ATGCGGGCGGACGCGTCGATCCAGTTCAATCTGACGACGCCCGCGCCGCCGCCGAAGCCGCCGGAATGGCTGCGCCGGCTTGCGAATTGGATCGGCGACATGCTGGAGCCTGTCGGGCGGTTTTTTCGCTGGATCAGCAGCCTGATGCCCGATGCCCCTTATGCGCGCATCTTCCTGTGGAGCGTCATCATCCTGGTTGCGGCCGGGCTGGTGCTGTTGGTCGTGGATCGTTTCCGCAGCGGTGAATGGCGGCTGCCGCGCTGGCGCCGCCGCGCGCCGACCGAAGCCGTATCGGATGAGGAGGCATGGGTGCCCGACGCCGCCCCGGCGCGTGCGTGGCTCAATGAGGCGGATGCATTCGCCGCCGCGGGCCAATATGCCGAGGCGATCCACCACCTGTTGTTCCGGTCGGTCGAAGACATCGCGCGCCGCCGGCCGCGCCTCGTCCGCCCGGCGCTCACCAGCCGCGAACTTGCCCGAGCAGAGGCGCTGCCGCCCGGCGCGCGCGGGCTGTTCGCCGAGATCGCGGCTTTGGTCGAGCGCAGCCTGTTCGGGGGGCGCCCGGTCGGCTCGGATGATTGGCAGGCGGCGCGCGCCGCTTATGCCGATCTCGCGCTGAGCAAGGCGTGGCGCGGATGA
- a CDS encoding CarD family transcriptional regulator: MAAKALHFDVGDYVVYPKHGVGRVIELQKQEIAGMQLELYVLRFEKERMTLRVPTNKAESVGMRKLSSDKTMREAMETLKGKPKVKRTMWSRRAQEYEAKINSGDLVSIAEVVRDLFRADDQPEQSYSERQIFEGATSRLARELAAMEQIDEGAAQEKILEILRKAAAIYNKEKVPA, translated from the coding sequence ATGGCTGCCAAGGCTCTGCATTTCGATGTCGGTGATTATGTCGTTTACCCCAAGCACGGGGTTGGCAGGGTCATCGAACTGCAGAAACAAGAAATCGCCGGGATGCAGCTCGAACTCTATGTGCTGCGCTTCGAAAAGGAGCGGATGACGCTCCGTGTCCCCACCAACAAGGCGGAATCGGTCGGCATGCGCAAGCTGTCGTCCGACAAGACGATGCGCGAAGCGATGGAGACGCTGAAGGGCAAGCCCAAGGTAAAGCGCACCATGTGGTCGCGCCGCGCCCAGGAATATGAAGCGAAGATCAACTCGGGCGACCTCGTGTCGATCGCCGAGGTGGTCCGCGATCTGTTCCGGGCCGACGATCAGCCCGAGCAGAGCTATTCCGAGCGTCAGATTTTCGAGGGCGCGACGAGCCGTCTCGCCCGCGAACTGGCCGCAATGGAGCAGATCGACGAAGGCGCCGCGCAGGAAAAGATCCTCGAAATCCTGCGCAAGGCCGCCGCGATCTACAACAAGGAGAAGGTGCCGGCCTGA
- a CDS encoding RNA-binding S4 domain-containing protein: MADGVAPPAMRLDRFLWFARITKTRSAAQAMASDGHLRLDGRAVDRAAAPVRVGSILTLAQHGRIRALRVEALPLRRGPPAEARACYEELITDNRSQQAGND; the protein is encoded by the coding sequence ATGGCTGACGGGGTCGCGCCGCCCGCGATGCGGCTCGATCGCTTCCTGTGGTTCGCACGGATCACCAAAACACGCAGCGCAGCACAGGCGATGGCCAGCGACGGGCACCTTCGCCTCGATGGTCGCGCGGTCGACCGGGCCGCGGCGCCCGTGCGCGTCGGCAGCATCCTGACGCTGGCCCAGCACGGCCGGATCCGCGCGCTGCGGGTCGAGGCATTGCCCCTGCGGCGCGGGCCGCCAGCCGAGGCGCGCGCGTGTTACGAGGAACTGATCACTGATAACCGCTCGCAGCAAGCCGGGAACGATTGA
- a CDS encoding peptidoglycan DD-metalloendopeptidase family protein translates to MPAARARARSVAALVPVASLSRLDRLRVAMAGIDWVPDLGAEIGSLTWWRGLATCTTLCAAAILTAPGLRPVQGYVAPPLAGASWEEARPLSIAPLGLGSGTGRRMAASDLVRPLAETPERPIVELTATLGEGDRFGAVLQRAGVGRADAAQAAALVAQAASLKDIPSGTMLDLTLGRRADRREARPLERLAFRARFDLNLAVNRAGDTLTLERHPIAIDHTPLRITGRVGSSLYRSARAAGVPARLVETYIKALSSRVSIGRDVRADDRFDIIAEQARAATGEVQVGQLQFAGLDQGTKKVELVRWGDNGQWWDAKGQSEQRGAMGMPVAGHVTSTYGKRVHPLLGFMRMHKGMDIGAPYGSPIRAAVDGVVAQAGRAGGYGNFVKLSHPGGIATGYGHMSRIAVRAGQRVSRGQVIGYVGSTGLSTGPHLHWEVWKNGVSVNPRTISMSSVAMLSGKALREFKAKVSNLLATAPAR, encoded by the coding sequence TTGCCGGCGGCGCGGGCACGGGCTCGTTCGGTCGCCGCGCTCGTTCCGGTTGCTTCGCTATCCCGTCTCGATCGGCTGCGCGTCGCGATGGCGGGGATCGATTGGGTGCCGGATCTCGGCGCCGAAATCGGTTCGCTGACCTGGTGGCGCGGGCTCGCCACCTGCACCACGCTGTGCGCCGCCGCGATCCTCACCGCGCCGGGGTTGCGCCCCGTGCAGGGCTATGTCGCCCCGCCGCTTGCCGGTGCCTCATGGGAGGAGGCGCGGCCATTGTCGATCGCCCCGCTCGGGCTGGGCAGCGGCACCGGGCGGCGAATGGCGGCGAGCGATCTCGTCCGGCCGCTGGCGGAAACGCCGGAGCGCCCGATCGTCGAGCTGACCGCGACGCTGGGCGAAGGCGATCGTTTCGGCGCGGTGCTGCAACGCGCCGGTGTGGGGCGAGCGGATGCGGCGCAGGCAGCGGCGCTGGTCGCGCAGGCCGCTTCGCTCAAGGATATTCCCTCGGGCACCATGCTCGATCTGACGCTTGGTCGCCGTGCCGACCGACGCGAGGCGCGGCCGCTCGAACGGCTCGCCTTCCGTGCGCGCTTCGATCTCAACCTCGCGGTCAACCGCGCCGGCGATACGCTGACGCTCGAACGTCACCCGATCGCGATCGACCATACCCCACTGCGCATCACCGGGCGGGTGGGATCGAGCCTTTATCGCTCGGCGCGCGCAGCCGGCGTGCCGGCGCGACTGGTGGAAACCTATATCAAGGCGCTCTCCTCGCGCGTGTCGATCGGCCGCGATGTGCGCGCCGACGATCGGTTCGATATCATCGCCGAACAGGCGCGCGCGGCCACCGGCGAGGTGCAGGTCGGCCAGCTCCAGTTTGCCGGGCTCGATCAGGGCACCAAGAAGGTCGAGCTGGTGCGCTGGGGCGACAATGGCCAATGGTGGGACGCCAAGGGCCAGAGTGAGCAGCGCGGCGCGATGGGGATGCCCGTCGCCGGCCATGTCACCTCCACATATGGCAAGCGCGTCCATCCGCTGCTTGGCTTCATGCGGATGCACAAGGGCATGGATATCGGCGCGCCTTATGGTTCTCCGATCCGCGCGGCCGTGGACGGCGTGGTGGCACAGGCCGGCCGCGCCGGGGGTTATGGCAATTTCGTGAAGCTCAGTCATCCCGGCGGCATCGCCACCGGCTATGGCCATATGAGCCGCATCGCGGTGCGCGCCGGCCAGCGCGTGTCGCGCGGACAAGTGATCGGCTATGTCGGCTCGACCGGCCTGTCGACCGGCCCGCACCTCCATTGGGAGGTGTGGAAGAACGGCGTGTCGGTCAATCCGCGCACGATTTCGATGTCGAGCGTCGCGATGCTGTCGGGCAAGGCGCTGCGCGAATTCAAGGCGAAGGTCTCGAACCTGCTGGCAACCGCGCCGGCACGTTAG
- a CDS encoding helicase-related protein → MRVPDNARVTAVLGPTNTGKTHLAVERMAAHSSGMIGFPLRLLAREVYDRVVAMKGADRVALITGEERIVPKDARWFLCTAESMPTDRDVAFVALDEAQLGADPERGHVFTERLLHARGREETMILGSDTLRPVIRHLVPGAEIVARPRFSTLSYAGAKKISRLPRRSAIVAFSAEEVYAVAEMLRRLRGGAAVVMGSLSPRTRNAQVAMFQAGEVDYLVATDAIGMGLNMDVAHVAFAGLHKFDGRRRRRLTIAEMAQIAGRAGRHQRDGTFGALVEDGPDAFLPEEVLAIEAHRFPPLDALYWREGRPDMASLDALIASLAAPPNDPMLRAAPEAIDLTVLRRLADDPAIRARAKGQVTRLWAACGIPDFQKLGADIHARFVSRVFGHLAEGYLPHQWFADEVARLDRADGDVETLAGRLAAIRTWAYIAQRSDWLADPAHWAARTLAVEERLSDTLHTSLTQRFVDKRTSALIRQIGGGAGALPVTIEDNGEVSIDTHPIGRLDGFRFTVAPEARAADKRLLLATAEKRLITERARRARGVIEANDADLSMHDGNILWQGHVLARLTAGRSMARPDVALDPALDCLDAGLRKDVLARVRRWVGDTLARALPALARLAELARDEHATSGLRSIAGELEAGAGFAARLPLRAAIEALDPAERHRLRKLGVTIGALDLFDARLLKPRAQPWRIALLAARGETVTPPPAGATAVPRDTPGATPAMGFRALAAQAVRVDLVERIARMAHEARDGRKPFAPDPALATSMGLQPPTIARLMAELGFQPAPATEGAPAWRWHGRPQPRRVATPPAPGNAFAALAALKHG, encoded by the coding sequence ATGCGCGTTCCAGATAATGCCCGCGTCACGGCGGTGCTCGGCCCTACCAACACCGGCAAGACCCATCTCGCCGTGGAGCGGATGGCCGCGCATTCCAGCGGGATGATCGGCTTCCCGCTGCGGCTGCTGGCGCGCGAGGTGTATGATCGCGTGGTGGCGATGAAGGGCGCGGATCGCGTCGCGCTGATCACCGGCGAGGAACGCATCGTACCAAAGGATGCGCGCTGGTTCCTGTGCACCGCCGAAAGCATGCCGACCGATCGCGACGTCGCCTTCGTCGCGCTCGATGAGGCGCAGCTCGGCGCCGATCCCGAGCGCGGCCATGTCTTCACCGAACGATTGCTCCACGCGCGCGGGCGCGAGGAAACGATGATCCTCGGTTCGGACACATTGCGCCCGGTGATCCGTCACCTCGTTCCGGGGGCCGAGATCGTCGCGCGGCCGCGTTTTTCGACGCTGAGCTATGCCGGCGCGAAGAAGATCAGCCGCCTGCCGCGCCGCTCCGCGATCGTCGCCTTTTCCGCAGAGGAGGTCTATGCGGTGGCGGAGATGCTGCGCCGGCTGCGCGGCGGCGCGGCGGTGGTGATGGGCTCGCTCTCCCCCCGCACCCGCAACGCGCAGGTCGCGATGTTTCAGGCCGGCGAGGTCGACTATCTCGTCGCGACCGATGCGATCGGCATGGGGCTCAACATGGATGTGGCGCATGTCGCTTTCGCCGGGCTGCACAAGTTCGACGGGCGCCGCCGCCGCCGGCTGACCATCGCCGAAATGGCGCAGATCGCCGGGCGCGCGGGCCGCCATCAGCGCGACGGCACGTTCGGCGCGCTGGTCGAGGATGGTCCCGACGCGTTTCTGCCCGAGGAAGTTCTGGCGATCGAGGCACATCGCTTCCCGCCGCTCGACGCGCTCTATTGGCGCGAAGGGCGGCCCGACATGGCCAGCCTCGACGCGCTGATCGCCTCGCTCGCGGCACCGCCGAATGATCCGATGCTGCGCGCGGCACCCGAAGCGATCGACCTTACGGTGCTGCGCCGGCTGGCGGACGATCCCGCGATCCGCGCGCGCGCCAAGGGGCAGGTCACGCGGCTGTGGGCAGCTTGCGGAATCCCCGATTTCCAGAAGCTCGGCGCCGATATCCACGCGCGTTTCGTCTCGCGCGTGTTCGGCCATCTCGCCGAAGGATATCTCCCGCATCAATGGTTCGCCGATGAGGTCGCGCGGCTCGATCGCGCCGATGGCGATGTCGAAACGCTGGCGGGGCGGCTCGCCGCGATCCGCACCTGGGCGTATATCGCGCAACGCAGCGACTGGCTCGCCGACCCGGCCCATTGGGCGGCGCGCACGCTGGCGGTTGAGGAGCGCCTGTCCGACACCCTCCACACCAGCCTGACGCAGCGGTTCGTCGATAAACGCACCAGCGCGCTGATCCGCCAGATCGGCGGCGGCGCGGGCGCGTTGCCGGTGACGATCGAGGACAATGGCGAGGTATCGATCGACACCCATCCGATCGGGCGGCTCGACGGATTCCGCTTCACCGTCGCCCCGGAGGCGCGCGCGGCGGACAAGCGCCTGCTGCTCGCCACCGCCGAAAAACGGCTGATTACCGAGCGGGCACGGCGCGCGCGCGGGGTGATAGAGGCGAACGACGCCGATCTGTCGATGCACGATGGCAATATCCTCTGGCAGGGGCATGTGCTGGCGCGGCTGACCGCCGGGCGCTCGATGGCGCGGCCCGATGTCGCGCTCGATCCGGCGCTCGATTGCCTCGACGCCGGGTTGCGCAAGGACGTGCTGGCGCGCGTGAGGCGCTGGGTCGGGGACACGCTCGCCCGCGCACTCCCCGCGCTCGCCCGGCTGGCCGAACTGGCGCGCGACGAGCATGCCACATCCGGGCTGCGCAGCATCGCCGGCGAACTGGAGGCCGGCGCCGGGTTCGCCGCGCGGCTGCCGTTGCGCGCCGCGATCGAAGCGCTTGATCCGGCGGAGCGCCATCGCCTGCGCAAGCTGGGCGTGACGATCGGCGCGCTCGATCTGTTCGACGCCCGCCTGCTGAAACCGCGCGCCCAGCCATGGCGCATCGCGCTGCTCGCGGCGCGCGGCGAAACGGTAACGCCGCCGCCCGCAGGCGCGACCGCCGTGCCGCGCGACACGCCGGGCGCGACGCCGGCGATGGGTTTCCGCGCCCTCGCAGCGCAGGCGGTGCGCGTCGATCTGGTCGAGCGGATCGCGCGGATGGCGCATGAAGCGCGCGATGGCCGCAAACCCTTCGCCCCCGATCCAGCGCTCGCTACGTCGATGGGATTGCAGCCGCCGACGATCGCCCGACTGATGGCGGAACTCGGTTTCCAGCCCGCGCCGGCCACAGAGGGTGCGCCGGCATGGCGCTGGCACGGCCGCCCGCAACCGCGCCGCGTCGCCACGCCGCCCGCTCCCGGCAACGCCTTCGCCGCGCTGGCCGCGCTCAAACATGGCTGA
- a CDS encoding ferredoxin family protein, whose protein sequence is MTYVVTDACIRCKYMDCVEVCPVDCFYEGENMLVINPSECIDCGVCEPECPAEAILPDTESGLEKWLELNTTFSAQWPNVTRKGEQTPADADEHKGETGKFDKYFSAEPGAGD, encoded by the coding sequence ATGACCTACGTCGTCACCGACGCCTGCATCCGCTGCAAATACATGGATTGCGTCGAAGTCTGCCCGGTCGACTGTTTCTATGAAGGCGAGAACATGCTCGTCATCAATCCCAGCGAGTGCATCGATTGTGGCGTGTGCGAGCCGGAATGCCCGGCGGAAGCGATCCTGCCCGACACCGAAAGCGGGCTGGAAAAGTGGCTTGAGCTCAACACCACCTTCTCGGCGCAATGGCCCAACGTCACCCGCAAGGGCGAACAGACCCCGGCCGACGCCGATGAGCACAAGGGCGAGACGGGCAAATTCGACAAATATTTCTCGGCTGAGCCGGGCGCGGGCGACTAA
- a CDS encoding DUF2807 domain-containing protein yields the protein MRYLTLALLLPLAACGGLHDEDSQPSIAPNGSGSSRTFAANDFTAVELRGPDDMDVRVGSAFSVRADGDPGVLDKLRVVRDGQTLRVGRKTGFSWGSTGSAKIYVTMPRVTAASLSGSGNLAVDRIEGSGFDGALSGSGDLKIGAIAVDNAAFSISGSGKVSTDRGTARQLKISVAGSGDVDARNLVAQSAKVDVAGSGDVRATVNGPATVSIMGSSDIDLGPKAKCETHKTGSGSVRCGG from the coding sequence ATGCGCTATCTTACGCTCGCCCTGCTCCTCCCGCTAGCCGCCTGCGGCGGGCTTCACGACGAAGATTCGCAGCCATCGATCGCGCCCAACGGATCGGGTTCGTCGCGCACCTTCGCCGCGAATGACTTCACCGCCGTCGAGTTGCGGGGACCGGACGATATGGACGTGCGCGTCGGCAGCGCCTTTTCCGTGCGGGCAGATGGCGATCCGGGCGTGCTCGACAAATTGCGCGTCGTCCGTGACGGGCAAACCCTGCGCGTCGGCCGCAAGACGGGGTTCAGTTGGGGATCCACCGGCAGCGCGAAAATCTACGTCACGATGCCGCGTGTTACCGCCGCGTCGCTGTCCGGCTCGGGCAACCTCGCGGTCGATCGGATCGAGGGCAGCGGTTTCGATGGCGCGCTTTCCGGCTCGGGCGACCTGAAGATCGGTGCGATCGCGGTCGACAATGCCGCCTTCTCGATATCGGGCTCGGGCAAAGTCTCCACCGATCGCGGCACGGCGCGGCAGTTGAAAATTTCCGTCGCGGGATCGGGCGATGTCGATGCCCGGAACCTTGTCGCCCAAAGCGCGAAGGTGGACGTGGCCGGATCGGGCGATGTGCGCGCGACGGTGAATGGCCCGGCGACCGTCTCCATAATGGGATCGAGCGACATCGATCTCGGCCCGAAGGCGAAATGCGAAACCCATAAGACGGGTTCCGGCTCGGTGCGCTGCGGCGGCTGA
- a CDS encoding DUF2807 domain-containing protein: MRHLSLALLPLAAIAATATAAPWGDDRGPGIAPRHDGATLAYPVDGFTSVGLALPAQVEVRVGPAFSVRATGPAEAFDDIRVTRNGDSLQIEKRYRNGARDERALRAVRFVVTMPRIQGASIGGSGDITVDRVSGGQFDAAIGGSGSLTLGNLAVGRLTGSIGGSGSILAAGDARDLKVNIGGSGRFAGERLRARGANISIAGSGGVRAQVDGDARVSIAGSGDADLGPRARCAVSRVGSGKARCGA, translated from the coding sequence ATGCGCCACCTGTCGCTCGCCCTGCTTCCCCTTGCCGCGATCGCAGCAACCGCCACCGCCGCGCCATGGGGGGACGATCGCGGTCCGGGCATCGCGCCACGCCATGACGGCGCCACTCTCGCTTATCCGGTTGATGGCTTCACCTCGGTCGGGCTCGCGCTTCCGGCGCAGGTCGAAGTACGCGTCGGCCCCGCCTTTTCGGTGCGCGCGACCGGGCCGGCGGAGGCATTCGACGACATTCGCGTCACTCGCAACGGCGATTCCCTCCAGATCGAGAAGCGTTACCGCAACGGCGCGCGTGACGAGCGCGCGCTCCGCGCGGTGCGCTTCGTCGTGACGATGCCGCGCATTCAGGGTGCGAGCATCGGCGGCAGCGGTGACATCACGGTCGATCGCGTGTCCGGTGGACAGTTTGACGCGGCGATCGGGGGCTCGGGTTCGCTGACGCTCGGCAATCTGGCGGTCGGACGGCTGACCGGCTCGATCGGTGGGTCGGGCTCGATCCTCGCCGCCGGGGACGCGCGCGACCTCAAGGTCAATATCGGCGGGTCCGGCCGGTTCGCGGGTGAGCGGCTGCGCGCGCGCGGCGCCAATATCTCGATCGCCGGCTCGGGCGGGGTCCGCGCGCAGGTCGACGGTGATGCCCGTGTGTCGATCGCCGGCAGTGGCGACGCCGATCTCGGCCCGCGCGCGCGTTGCGCAGTGAGCCGCGTCGGCAGCGGAAAGGCGCGCTGCGGCGCCTGA